The following nucleotide sequence is from Bombus huntii isolate Logan2020A chromosome 17, iyBomHunt1.1, whole genome shotgun sequence.
TTCTGAATCTCTTCTTGCATTAGATAACCAACCTAAATATGCAGAGAGGTCTTCTGTACTGCCTATATAATTATCATTGGTGTTAATTAAACTTTGTATGcctaaaatttaaataaaataaatttttaaattttgttaaaacaaTGTTACTATAGCAAAGAAACTCTTACTATCATCAGTGCCATTCCATTGAAGACTTGTATTGTCTGTAGAAAGACTACTACTTCTTGATTCACTATTTATTGACCTATTATCGCTGGAGTCAGAGTTATCTTGCTCAAATTTTTTCAATTCAGGAGTAAGTGTTTTAGGGAAAGCTGTTGCGTACGTATGACTTCTGCGAGAATTGTATACTTGATACAGAATTTGATTAATGTCTCTCATAATTGCTTGAGGTTGTTTTCTAGAACCACTTGAATCTCCCCAACATTCAAGCATCAACCTATATACGTCCATAGGACAACCATTTGGAATAGGTAAACGTTTTCCAGATTCATAATATTTCTTCATAATAGCAGTATTTCGGAATTCTTGTAATGTGGCTCCCCTAGGATTAAATAGCATACacacatattaaattttatttttataaattttacttttatttgttaaatcaATGCTAAATCATAATTGgacttataaaatatttgtgataaattactatattattaaacacacgtgttttataatttatgctattaaaacaagtttattttatttactacaTAGCTTTATACTATGAAAACAATTCTATGACTAAACTAAATcaaaattataatgaaataacaaaagatttgtagattttgtttattaaaaagCTTTACCTAGCAAATATTTGCCAAATTGTTGTTCCAACAGCCCAAACATCTGCCTGAAAACTATGTCTAGCCAATTCTGGATCATTATAAGTTTCTGGAGGTAACCAGTGAATATCTGTTtctttatatacaaatatccCCGGATCGGCAAGTTTTACGACAAAACTATTATTAGTATGGGCATGTACTAGCAGTTTATTGCATCTAATGTTACCATGAACTACACCATTCTCTTCAAGATGCCAAAGAGCAGTGGCTAAACAAGCTGTTGCTTCTACCATATCTACAGTTTTGATAGTTTGAGAAGAAGAACTACGTAAATATTCATCAAGAGAGCCATGTCGTACCAATTCCAGAAGCATCCCAATGGATGGTGTTACTGTTAaaccatataatctaatacaACATATAAAGTCATTGTAGTATAAATATgatatacataaatttaaaaacgTTACTAATATTTGTTATACTATAActtaagatattttaattattacattatttcatataatattaaaatatataaaataaaaaataattatataatattaattacgatttatacttattttatGTGCCAATCTATTCAAAACGTTATTCACCTTACAACAGCGTTTGAACGCAATAGGGACCATTTTCCAGCAAGTTCCAAAAATTCTTTTGTAAAAtgtatttcttcttcttgttttaaaattttcagagcaacttctaatttttttcctttagTTAATCTCCAAATTGCTCTATAAAGAGCTGTTGGTGAATATTGTTGAATCCTAGTAGTTCTTAAAAAAGGTTTGTAAATTTCTAACTGATTTTGAGGTACACAACGAGGTCCAGTTTCTAAAACTGAAGCAACTATTTGTTCATCAGCTGCAACTTCACTAACTGCACTTTCAGGAGCACAAAGTAATAATGATGATTTATCTAAAAAAGCAAGTTAATTCTTTCTCTTACTAACATTATTACAACAGAtcaaaataaaactaaaaaaacgTTCTTAATTTACCATATTCTGATGGCGGTAAACATTCTGAAAGATATGGCTGTCCTTCGGAATCTTGGAAAGATGAGACACATTGTGCCAATGTATTGTATCGACTAGAAACACCAGTAATAGTGAAATCATCTGATTCAATCCTTTCTTCTATTctctttgaaaataattttccttcCTTATTGCATGCATCTAAATAATATACATTGTACTCTGTTTCACTCTCTCTAAGTATATAAGAACCTGGTTTATTAGCACGCTTTTGTTGGAGTTTCATATATGAAAATTCTTgcctaaaataaaattttaatgttatgttcttatacttttataaaattttatactgTAACACtatattaaattaagtaaatgAAATCTTACCCAACTGGACCATGacattttaatttatgtaaCCTTTCTAAAGAAGGGGTGACAATTTCTCCACATAAATTAAATGTCCATTTAACTGCTAGGCGATAGTAACCATCCAGAGCAGAAACAAAGGACACTAAAATCGCATTGTTCAAAAATATTAAGTATGAAGGTATACCATTCTTTCTTGATATTTCCACTGTGTTATCTTGTctagaaaataatagaaatattaaaatttgaagtactgaaatattacaaacaaaaaggtgttaattataatattatattaagatGTTCAGTGCTCAAAGGAAAAGAATTttagttaaattttattacgttaagTTTCAATATTTAAGAGAAAAATAGTAGTAGTACtaaatttgatttttcttaagaaagaatatttttattacaatacgTAATAGTTTcaaatcaaatttaatttctataataatgGTTCGACACAGAAATTGCGACTATGAATAAATgacaattataattttatatcaacAAGATCTATAAGAACAAGAACTATTTTCACTAAGAAATATTGTCTTTTactaagaaaaaaaaggaaactaTTCCTACAgataaagataatatttttaattttctttaaaaataaaatatacaaaaatatatataaacgataataatataatgtattcaattgtgatatattaaatacaatttacaaacaaatatttcttatgaAATGATAGTATCCTCTATCTTATTCTTTCTGTAGACAATTGAATAGTAAACTACTGAATAACAAAAAAGATTtgagtataaaaatattaaagattgATTTCATTATAATGCATAATACTGTTTCTACTAcaaaaagacatttttctgataaaaaatgtaaaaattacgtttaaatcttgtttctaatatttatctattatatttaacaataaatttaaaacCTTATAGAAACAAAACATAAATCTTCGATTGCACATAATGTAATCCATGGATTAGTAATTGTTTCGCAATATTTTACTTCATTAAAATTGACTCTTAAAGTAATTTTTGCTGGAGGATCTTGAAGACCTCTATCCATTAAAGCTTCATATTCTTCATATGGGTAATTTGGTGCCATACAttcaaattgtttcaaatacTGTTCTTTAACATAATTTGCATCATATCCAGATATTTTACGAAGTGCATTCTGAATTggttttttaataaaaaatgcatGACGCTTTATACATTCTTtaggaatatattttctgTATTCCGCTTGCACTGTTTctcttgatatttttttttctaacatcactCTATAAAAAGAcaacaaaaattgaattaatgTTTTACAAAACTCGaactttatttaattaataaaaccCATACCAGAATCAAAAAgcaaattaattgaaataataattcttacaaattccatatttataaaaatatttcataaataacaatataaaatatttctatattacactaaaaatgaaaatataaataaataaatcattagGTGATTgaattaaatacattatacaaACCTATACATATCACTAACACCAAGACCAATTAATTCTTGTTTATGTCTTTCATAAACAATGTCTGGTACGTTACTATCCATAACATCTGAACGTGCctgttgaaaataataatcgtaGGCTTTTATGTCAACCTGCTTTAGTCTGTGTAAGCTTGAAGGTTTAAATCTTAACCGAAAGTCatatttgtttttatctttcatttccAGGGGGTATGCTGATGGATACCAAAGTTTCGTATAATGATCTCTAAGAGTAAAAAGATGCCTGGCTACTGGACCTATATCAAGAGATTTACAGGCCTaaaaaatgattctttatgtaaataaaaatgcaaatttaaatatttgctaaaataaataggataaatttaatttaaaaagttgtTATTATATTCTTGTAcacattacattacatttttaattaagtctaagtttcatcaaaatttatattagatCTTTAAACAGTtaaagtgaaaaataaattttaattcaattttaatttcactcAACACACACATTCAAGTTTAGTTGATATTTGCAAAATACCAATAAAACTATTCAATATCTTgtaaaattctaaataaaatattcatttaacctcaaaataataagaaatagagTTATGAGGAAATAtagttttttaaaattattttaccttAATACAAAGGTCTTCAATTGTTTGTCCATAAGTAATTGTAAGAGATAATTCCTTGTCTTCATTCGCAACATAAACGATCGCTGAACAATCGTTTTCCATTGTTAATACAGTTATACGTTATTTTCACATTTTGTTACTTCAGTTGCTCATAGtatattgtttatttacaatgcGAGTTTGGAGTTTGCATTAACACGCATGCACGGGTGTATATGACCACGACCGTGTGCGCATGGCAATGAAAACGAATGAATGAATATGAATGatcatacatatatgtatataacaacaatatacatacatatgtacttatatacagaccatgaatatataaaattaattgaatatttcaatttatttacgtaataaataattttgttgacaataaaattttacaaacataaattatttatatatatgatagAGAGTCAGATTAACAATAAAgtgataattatatttaaattatacaaaataattttactcATATAAATCGAATTTGGTATATAGATTGCGATTTtcacttatttatttaaatattggtACAATGATATAAACTTTCAACCGATGCAATTTTGTTTAAACATTTAATATCTACAAACATAtagttaaataatataaaatataaatttactcAATTAccttaaattatttaatttatatgttaaatgacttataattgaaattaaataaattgtacTTACTTTCAAAATGTGATTAAATTCTAACTAActtttattattcaattttgaACCTTATAAGGTCCTTCATTTAGGGTAGAACAGGGTTTTACTGTAttgatttagaaaataacataAGATATAGAAGTATTGTTTAGCTAAATAAAATCCAAGAacttgttatttaataaatttatgaaatattacacTTTTATTCTGTTTACAGTTTAGAAGCTTTAATTAATGAATACTGGTATacacaatttttaaaatttaaaatgatcaatattgtaatattttcattacttAATTTTAGtcaagaatataataaaacaaaagtagtaataaaattaagtgcAGAGATAACTGCAGAGGTAATATAAACATTATTACAAtttacgttttattcttcataAATATGCAtgctaattaattattcatatttttaaacggCTAAAACTTgtactataatttttataaaatttaatgttccCATTATGCAGATATTGTTTCCTTTTCATGATATGAAAGTACTGTatgatattgtaaaattgtacaatagaaaagtaaataaatatattgaaaacATATTATACTTTTTCTAGAAAAATCATTTCTATTAAGACAATAgtctatttaattttttaaaaaagatttttgTTATACAAGATTAAATAGTAAGACTTAGTCTAAGAAGATGAAACAATGGTCCCTAgaacatttttcttatttacagGCGTAATTACTTTTGTCAGATGCAACCAATAACTCTTCTCTGTCTATTATCTCCTGGCTCTGGAAAACATATGGTAgtatttaatacatttaaataattaaatattttatatattaaatgcAGTATGTGAATAGATAAAGTGAAGTGAAATAAGTAGATAAGTGATTACAATAATGTACTAACTTACCTCCTTAagcatttaattaataaatgactaatttattaataaataaagaaataacaattgtaataaatatatatgaaatatatgtaaatgctCGTGAATGAAcaaattatcatatattataataaaacatgtaataaaatatgaaataaaatatgtaatagcTAACAATCTTGTTACAacataaaatatgataaaaatatagaaaagtttattagaaaattaaacttttttttaaataataagaatattaatataaaaatcataatttatttattatatattttttcccaaatatgatataatatatgcatataactattttgtatatattagTTAGTAAACTGAGATTTTTGGGCGATTATATCCAAAaacatataattaaataattataataaaatgattatatctttgtattatttattaacaacaGAACCAATTCTTTCGTATTTGTCGactttcaaaattaattacgaaaaattaaaatttgtttgaatAATAGctcttaataaaataaatgttcatCAACTAGATCAGTGAAGAATGTTATTgatatacaatttttcaatttaaacattttaagtACTATCCTAAAATATTTgcagtttaaatattttaattgctatcttaaaatttcactatttttataatttaaatgattctaaatataaaaatgcaatGATGAATTTAAGATTGCTATTTTGATATAGTGAGCAATATTAAACAATAGATAACAAGTATaatgtaaaagaatatttatatgatACATGAAACCATATATTTAATGAACTATCTGTTAAATATGAGATATAAGTTAGTAAAAGATTCGTATTAGTATTAGTCGAGTTAAACTTACGAGACTGTGATCTGTGACTATTGTTAGAATGTAGGTGAATTCAAGTTAGGGCTGCCTGGTGTCGAAGTAGGAGTTGATGGAGTACCTGGTGGTGAAGCATCCAAAGGACAAACCAAATTACCATAATCTGCTTCATTCTTGCTCTTTTTGCGTTTTAAAGTAAACTGAGATTTCTTGGGTACCTAAATCAATTTCattctaatttaattacaacatttaaatttAGTACAAGTTTGATTAcatatcatttatttaaagaacatagactaattttatttattaactgTTACTTTAGTccatttagatttattcttacTTCGACTATTCGCTAATATATTTCCAATTCTAGATtcagtttttatttattttcagatttgtactgaattgttgttattataatacatatataatcttgtcctttttaaatatttcctattagtttaaagattaataaaaattaaagatagaGAATTTTATGATTTTGGATAAAACAATGGAATGATAATGATTTCATTTTAGgtaaaaaagtataaaagaTTTTAAAGACATTCccatttttgaaaataaacctaataaaaatttttggaaataatttatctatGCTGCAAAACAATTAAAGTCACCTTTAAACGAGCAGTAAGCGTAAGTGGAACGAATCCAAGGCTACTCTcaatttctcttttcctttgtACAACTTCTCTTCCAAGAATTTGATTGAAATGTGTAGTTAAATGTCTACGAAGAAGAGTTTTTCCTGGAGAAATACTAAGTAATGTGGCCAGTAATTCTGAAGTAAATCTGCCTTCATACATCATTAAACCTCCATGTACTCCAGATCCTCTCATATTTGGTGCATATTCTGCTAAATCAACTACCCTAAGCCATTCCATTACTCGATGATTTGTCCACAGATGAACATTACCACCCTCTGCTCCATTACCATTTGTAGATCTTCTTTCAAGGTTatcaaattcaaaatttaGTTCTCgtaaaatctataaaattagatatatttttatttcagtatatctataaaattagatatattttctttttgttcttaAATTTGATATCTATCTGTTATGTCCCGCGACCTAACCAGATGTTCTCATCTATCCTTCGGTCGGGATGTCCAGCAAATGTTTAAACATATTTGCTCGGACCCGCAATAATCCTAAGGAACCGTTATAagatttaacattttttctttactctCGAGGCCCTTAATTGTCATAATATATCCTTCAAGTCGAAACGTTCCTTAGGGTTATTGCTCATTACGGTAAAATATGGGAATAGCGGATTTTCCCACGTACGATGTTCGAAGACCACTTCCACCCGCGAGCGACcgttggggggggggggggcgccAGCACTCATCACTAGTTCTCCTTATAGACCTCACCATCACCGAACATCATTTGCTACTAACTCTTCGATCAGAAGATACCTTGACTTGCTTACAACTATTTACTCTAAACACTTCTACATTTCTCGCACGCGCCACTCGCAGACACTCAAGTCCCAAAAGTTGTTGGGAATAGAAGTTATATTTAAACGTCATATTTAAAAGTTATAAGTTTCTTTAtgttactatatcttaatttaGATTACTGTAGTTAGTGTAATATTTGCAACGAATTAAGTAAAATTATGATATTTTAAGAGTACCTGAATTCCCCGTCTAAGACTTGCAGCATGTAACTGTGCAGTAACTCCAAGATTTAAAAGGTCTTCAGTGGTGAGTCTGTGTAACATTCTGCCATCAACTTTACCATTTTGAAAAGCTTCTTTATGTTGTGGTAATCCAATATCATCCAACCATCGCAAAACTGCTGCATTATCCAtctataatttcattaatatttacgTGTTTGTACAATTCAATCactaaattgtaaaaattaccTTATCTGATCCAAAAAATTCAGCTCCACCACTTTTTTCTGATTCTACCGCATacaataatttctttctatggagaacatttttaatttctaattccttttctaattgttGCTGCGAGCATTCTAACAATTTTGTTCCAGTAGCACCCCATCGCCTCAATTCACCCGCGTAACATTCTAATCCTAAATTTGCAAGCCAATCTCCAATTTCTTCCATTGAAAGTTCTACCAGAGGTTTCTGAATCGATTCTATTTGAGAATTTGTATCTCCTATGATTGTTTTCTCCTCTTCAGctaaaataagaataataaaaaaaatttaatatcatcAAACTAGACTCACTATTAATGTAATGTTATGCTGTATGTTAACAGTAAATGTAAAAcagcaaataaataatttgaagatacaataaatatcttaatGTCCAAAacatataaatgttttaaatacatGGTATTGTTACatcatatatgttaattaCACATGAATTACATTATAgatcaaaacaaaaaaaatcaACATTTTCATGCAAAACTCAACATAAAACTcgttttagaaaattaattgtgATCAacgttaatataatataaattttaaagcCACGATTGCCTGTCATATAAAaagaacaattattttttgaaagaaCATTTAAAGATGCATGCTTAAAGGGAAAATCAATCGCAACCTAGAGTAGGTGCAGACAGGCATCTCGCGGAGGCTCCTTTAACGGCGAATGGTACTGTTGTGTGTACTCCAGAAACTAAACTGGGTACCTTACCGAACACTACACCTTTCTTTGAAGAACTCGGTGGCCTAGGAAGACTACTATATTGGCTGGTATGCCTCCCAAATTTCTCTCCCTGCAATAAACCGCTAACAATAATgtattcttctatttttatcataaatttaGTATAACTGTTTATATACCTATTCTGCAAAGAAGTAtctaattttatacaaattcttGTCAACTTACATTTGATACAGGACTTGTACTACGGAGTGCAAGATTTTCATGCTCTAAACTTGCTTGTTTAAGCTTCATTTCTGATAAAGAACTCAAGAGCTCTAATTTCTGTGTTTCCAAAGCACTTCTTGACAGTACTTCCTTTAAAAATTAAGACTATTggaataaagtaaaaataaaaataaaatagaa
It contains:
- the LOC126875049 gene encoding tyrosine-protein kinase hopscotch isoform X4; the protein is MENDCSAIVYVANEDKELSLTITYGQTIEDLCIKACKSLDIGPVARHLFTLRDHYTKLWYPSAYPLEMKDKNKYDFRLRFKPSSLHRLKQVDIKAYDYYFQQARSDVMDSNVPDIVYERHKQELIGLGVSDMYRVMLEKKISRETVQAEYRKYIPKECIKRHAFFIKKPIQNALRKISGYDANYVKEQYLKQFECMAPNYPYEEYEALMDRGLQDPPAKITLRVNFNEVKYCETITNPWITLCAIEDLCFVSIRQDNTVEISRKNGIPSYLIFLNNAILVSFVSALDGYYRLAVKWTFNLCGEIVTPSLERLHKLKCHGPVGQEFSYMKLQQKRANKPGSYILRESETEYNVYYLDACNKEGKLFSKRIEERIESDDFTITGVSSRYNTLAQCVSSFQDSEGQPYLSECLPPSEYDKSSLLLCAPESAVSEVAADEQIVASVLETGPRCVPQNQLEIYKPFLRTTRIQQYSPTALYRAIWRLTKGKKLEVALKILKQEEEIHFTKEFLELAGKWSLLRSNAVVRLYGLTVTPSIGMLLELVRHGSLDEYLRSSSSQTIKTVDMVEATACLATALWHLEENGVVHGNIRCNKLLVHAHTNNSFVVKLADPGIFVYKETDIHWLPPETYNDPELARHSFQADVWAVGTTIWQIFARGATLQEFRNTAIMKKYYESGKRLPIPNGCPMDVYRLMLECWGDSSGSRKQPQAIMRDINQILYQVYNSRRSHTYATAFPKTLTPELKKFEQDNSDSSDNRSINSESRSSSLSTDNTSLQWNGTDDSIQSLINTNDNYIGSTEDLSAYLGWLSNARRDSEGCSISQNNIPNMNCIEHSTQALRIGHPGDLGEVMGRNEPGTEEDCGSGRSSNGSLGQMRGIYELDIDCNIILQGRIGQGFYGEVYRGTLERENGKDIEPQQVAIKKLKTRALEADIRDFEREIAIMKTLKHPNVVEILGVISEPEVCLVMEYVKHGSLQSYLTIHKQELTHKRLLGFALDIATGMDYLGSMSIVHRDLAARNILVADENKVKISDFGLAQVTGKNDYYILQTDRGLPIK
- the LOC126875049 gene encoding tyrosine-protein kinase hopscotch isoform X2 encodes the protein MENDCSAIVYVANEDKELSLTITYGQTIEDLCIKACKSLDIGPVARHLFTLRDHYTKLWYPSAYPLEMKDKNKYDFRLRFKPSSLHRLKQVDIKAYDYYFQQARSDVMDSNVPDIVYERHKQELIGLGVSDMYRVMLEKKISRETVQAEYRKYIPKECIKRHAFFIKKPIQNALRKISGYDANYVKEQYLKQFECMAPNYPYEEYEALMDRGLQDPPAKITLRVNFNEVKYCETITNPWITLCAIEDLCFVSIRQDNTVEISRKNGIPSYLIFLNNAILVSFVSALDGYYRLAVKWTFNLCGEIVTPSLERLHKLKCHGPVGQEFSYMKLQQKRANKPGSYILRESETEYNVYYLDACNKEGKLFSKRIEERIESDDFTITGVSSRYNTLAQCVSSFQDSEGQPYLSECLPPSEYDKSSLLLCAPESAVSEVAADEQIVASVLETGPRCVPQNQLEIYKPFLRTTRIQQYSPTALYRAIWRLTKGKKLEVALKILKQEEEIHFTKEFLELAGKWSLLRSNAVVRLYGLTVTPSIGMLLELVRHGSLDEYLRSSSSQTIKTVDMVEATACLATALWHLEENGVVHGNIRCNKLLVHAHTNNSFVVKLADPGIFVYKETDIHWLPPETYNDPELARHSFQADVWAVGTTIWQIFARGATLQEFRNTAIMKKYYESGKRLPIPNGCPMDVYRLMLECWGDSSGSRKQPQAIMRDINQILYQVYNSRRSHTYATAFPKTLTPELKKFEQDNSDSSDNRSINSESRSSSLSTDNTSLQWNGTDDSSTEDLSAYLGWLSNARRDSEGCSISQNNIPNMNCIEHSTQALRIGHPGDLGEVMGRNEPGTEEDCGSGRSSNGSLGQMRGIYELDIDCNIILQGRIGQGFYGEVYRGTLERENGKDIEPQQVAIKKLKTRALEADIRDFEREIAIMKTLKHPNVVEILGVISEPEVCLVMEYVKHGSLQSYLTIHKQELTHKRLLGFALDIATGMDYLGSMSIVHRDLAARNILVADENKVKISDFGLAQVTGKNDYYILQTDRGLPIKWYAPESIRDGKFSTRSDVWSFGVTMYETFGFGEEPRLPGLDSSIDRLQNEQEKGSTELLAALERGTRLPCPSTCPQAIYVKLMYPCWHLQSHQRPDFATLCKDIKDLLAQY
- the LOC126875049 gene encoding tyrosine-protein kinase hopscotch isoform X1 — translated: MENDCSAIVYVANEDKELSLTITYGQTIEDLCIKACKSLDIGPVARHLFTLRDHYTKLWYPSAYPLEMKDKNKYDFRLRFKPSSLHRLKQVDIKAYDYYFQQARSDVMDSNVPDIVYERHKQELIGLGVSDMYRVMLEKKISRETVQAEYRKYIPKECIKRHAFFIKKPIQNALRKISGYDANYVKEQYLKQFECMAPNYPYEEYEALMDRGLQDPPAKITLRVNFNEVKYCETITNPWITLCAIEDLCFVSIRQDNTVEISRKNGIPSYLIFLNNAILVSFVSALDGYYRLAVKWTFNLCGEIVTPSLERLHKLKCHGPVGQEFSYMKLQQKRANKPGSYILRESETEYNVYYLDACNKEGKLFSKRIEERIESDDFTITGVSSRYNTLAQCVSSFQDSEGQPYLSECLPPSEYDKSSLLLCAPESAVSEVAADEQIVASVLETGPRCVPQNQLEIYKPFLRTTRIQQYSPTALYRAIWRLTKGKKLEVALKILKQEEEIHFTKEFLELAGKWSLLRSNAVVRLYGLTVTPSIGMLLELVRHGSLDEYLRSSSSQTIKTVDMVEATACLATALWHLEENGVVHGNIRCNKLLVHAHTNNSFVVKLADPGIFVYKETDIHWLPPETYNDPELARHSFQADVWAVGTTIWQIFARGATLQEFRNTAIMKKYYESGKRLPIPNGCPMDVYRLMLECWGDSSGSRKQPQAIMRDINQILYQVYNSRRSHTYATAFPKTLTPELKKFEQDNSDSSDNRSINSESRSSSLSTDNTSLQWNGTDDSIQSLINTNDNYIGSTEDLSAYLGWLSNARRDSEGCSISQNNIPNMNCIEHSTQALRIGHPGDLGEVMGRNEPGTEEDCGSGRSSNGSLGQMRGIYELDIDCNIILQGRIGQGFYGEVYRGTLERENGKDIEPQQVAIKKLKTRALEADIRDFEREIAIMKTLKHPNVVEILGVISEPEVCLVMEYVKHGSLQSYLTIHKQELTHKRLLGFALDIATGMDYLGSMSIVHRDLAARNILVADENKVKISDFGLAQVTGKNDYYILQTDRGLPIKWYAPESIRDGKFSTRSDVWSFGVTMYETFGFGEEPRLPGLDSSIDRLQNEQEKGSTELLAALERGTRLPCPSTCPQAIYVKLMYPCWHLQSHQRPDFATLCKDIKDLLAQY
- the LOC126875049 gene encoding tyrosine-protein kinase hopscotch isoform X3, translated to MKDKNKYDFRLRFKPSSLHRLKQVDIKAYDYYFQQARSDVMDSNVPDIVYERHKQELIGLGVSDMYRVMLEKKISRETVQAEYRKYIPKECIKRHAFFIKKPIQNALRKISGYDANYVKEQYLKQFECMAPNYPYEEYEALMDRGLQDPPAKITLRVNFNEVKYCETITNPWITLCAIEDLCFVSIRQDNTVEISRKNGIPSYLIFLNNAILVSFVSALDGYYRLAVKWTFNLCGEIVTPSLERLHKLKCHGPVGQEFSYMKLQQKRANKPGSYILRESETEYNVYYLDACNKEGKLFSKRIEERIESDDFTITGVSSRYNTLAQCVSSFQDSEGQPYLSECLPPSEYDKSSLLLCAPESAVSEVAADEQIVASVLETGPRCVPQNQLEIYKPFLRTTRIQQYSPTALYRAIWRLTKGKKLEVALKILKQEEEIHFTKEFLELAGKWSLLRSNAVVRLYGLTVTPSIGMLLELVRHGSLDEYLRSSSSQTIKTVDMVEATACLATALWHLEENGVVHGNIRCNKLLVHAHTNNSFVVKLADPGIFVYKETDIHWLPPETYNDPELARHSFQADVWAVGTTIWQIFARGATLQEFRNTAIMKKYYESGKRLPIPNGCPMDVYRLMLECWGDSSGSRKQPQAIMRDINQILYQVYNSRRSHTYATAFPKTLTPELKKFEQDNSDSSDNRSINSESRSSSLSTDNTSLQWNGTDDSIQSLINTNDNYIGSTEDLSAYLGWLSNARRDSEGCSISQNNIPNMNCIEHSTQALRIGHPGDLGEVMGRNEPGTEEDCGSGRSSNGSLGQMRGIYELDIDCNIILQGRIGQGFYGEVYRGTLERENGKDIEPQQVAIKKLKTRALEADIRDFEREIAIMKTLKHPNVVEILGVISEPEVCLVMEYVKHGSLQSYLTIHKQELTHKRLLGFALDIATGMDYLGSMSIVHRDLAARNILVADENKVKISDFGLAQVTGKNDYYILQTDRGLPIKWYAPESIRDGKFSTRSDVWSFGVTMYETFGFGEEPRLPGLDSSIDRLQNEQEKGSTELLAALERGTRLPCPSTCPQAIYVKLMYPCWHLQSHQRPDFATLCKDIKDLLAQY